The Opitutales bacterium ASA1 genome window below encodes:
- the lepB gene encoding signal peptidase I, whose translation MGKQRYIVFILLAASVLCIGGCQRKSFVVQSRSMEPTLVPGDVVEVIGRSDNIERFDLVVFLHRPLNQFYVMRLIALPGETLELRESGLFVNDVMIESPVAGVAYRRLESLIYRYANGKKFVVPEDSIFVLGDNFTGTQDSRTFGPVNLADVVGVVSKRDAEHR comes from the coding sequence ATGGGGAAGCAAAGATACATAGTCTTTATATTGCTCGCGGCATCGGTGCTCTGCATTGGCGGTTGTCAGAGGAAATCCTTTGTGGTGCAAAGCCGTTCAATGGAGCCGACGCTTGTGCCAGGTGATGTTGTGGAAGTGATTGGGCGCTCGGACAATATTGAACGATTCGATCTTGTTGTATTCTTGCACAGGCCATTGAATCAATTCTATGTTATGCGATTGATTGCGCTCCCCGGGGAGACTCTCGAACTTCGAGAGTCCGGGCTTTTTGTGAACGACGTCATGATCGAATCGCCAGTCGCAGGCGTTGCGTATCGTCGCCTTGAAAGCCTGATTTACCGGTACGCGAACGGAAAGAAGTTCGTTGTTCCCGAGGATTCGATTTTCGTTCTAGGCGATAACTTTACCGGAACCCAAGACAGCCGAACATTCGGCCCAGTGAATCTGGCAGACGTTGTCGGCGTCGTGAGCAAGAGAGACGCCGAGCACCGATAA